A window from Temnothorax longispinosus isolate EJ_2023e chromosome 1, Tlon_JGU_v1, whole genome shotgun sequence encodes these proteins:
- the LOC139814251 gene encoding transient receptor potential cation channel subfamily A member 1 homolog has product MHECDPDHIALILAIENGEFDEASKILARDSKNRYVRPVGALQVTAVHMAAWQGNIDLLNQLYKKGADINSMDKIGRCALYYAAHNGNTDVTKWLLQHGGHIDVKVGIYSCTKNIPYSSLTKCLLVGRKLPLPVCWGRTPLHQAVKNNHADVVRVLVEGGADVNVKDECLVTPLLLAGSAVNRDDLNEMTKFVEIIRILVAAKVFVNIIHPDTGTTALHHAAMLGSAEATKILLSNGAWPMYKCKSSGSTPLHIVASIGSIETLMVLLEVMQRHNIDTRDQINRTALHRASYQGHRECVRVLISHGANLAAVTKTGVTVVDAIFAHISRPLAFLTDILDSCVRTANNTPSEKYENITVDFGILAPKHQMQMAVVTAVIAVVSDIRQLAILQHPLVETFLRLKWARLRILFFLLILVHLFFVISLSVYAIMFTHHDADHVVTRRILATCSCFLLFHNMIQVILEPKHYLRQLETWLSLICAMLSLVTSIAGEFVKCSKEEIETRHCVHWVLHSISIAILLSWMQMMLLIGRVPMWGYYALMFSTVLKNFLKVLLAFGYLIVGFALSFVVLFHGNDQFDDFWKTIVRTMVMMMGEYEYEDLFKENKSNSTENDNGTFLPVTSRIVFFVFIMLASIVLINLMIGLAVNDIQGLEKEGHIRRLLKQAEFVAHLERVTSHRIFRSNWLHPRLRMLLHSRRDIPTKITLVSRENYFHHMSHFTESPPKIPADLIEALFLLATKTSFKNDNLADKNIEICDMKMTSILSNLEEQIRELKIHCYRNLTNRRSSKRRRFKRKPAPKKLVNT; this is encoded by the exons ATGCATGAATGCGATCCGGATCATATCGCGCTTATATTAGCGATCGAGAATGGAGAGTTCGACGAGGCGAGTAAAATTTTGGCGCGTGATAGCAAAAATAGATACGTGCGTCCGGTGGGTGCTCTTCAAGTGACAGCCGTGCACATGGCTGCGTGGCAGGGGAATATTGATCTGTTGAATCAACTCTACAAAAAAGGCGCCGACATAAACAGTATGGATAAAATTGGTAGATGCGCCCTTTATTATGCGGCACACAACGGTAATACTGACGTGACAAAGTGGCTTCTTCAACACGGAGGGCACATCGACGTTAAAGTCGGTATCTATTCGTGTACCAAGAACATCCCATATTCTTCGCTGACAAAATGCTTACTCGTAGGAAGAAAA TTGCCGTTACCCGTGTGCTGGGGAAGAACGCCGTTGCACCAggcagtaaaaaataatcacgCAGACGTCGTGCGCGTTTTGGTGGAAGGCGGTGCGGATGTGAACGTTAAAGACGAGTGCCTGGTTACTCCGTTGCTCTTGGCAGGAAGCGCGGTGAATCGCGATGATCTCAATGAGATGACTAAGTTTGTCGAGATCATTAGGATTCTGGTCGCCGCGAAGGTGTTCGTGAACATTATTCATCCGGACACGG GTACCACTGCTTTGCACCATGCAGCGATGCTAGGTAGTGCCGAAGCGACGAAGATATTATTGTCAAATGGTGCATGGCCAATGTATAAATGCAAGAGCTCCGGAAGCACGCCTCTACATATCGTCGCGAGTATAGGGAGTATCGAGACACTAATGGTTCTACTTGAAGTAATGCAACGTCATAACATTGATACGCGCGATCAG ATCAATCGTACGGCTCTTCATAGAGCGTCTTATCAGGGACATCGCGAGTGCGTACGAGTTTTAATCAGTCATGGAGCTAATTTAGCCGCCGTGACGAAGACTGGTGTCACCGTCGTTGATGCTATATTCGCTCATATTTCGCGACCATTGGCCTTTTTAACAGATATCTTGGATTCTTGCGTACGAACGGCCAATAATACTCCTTCGGAGAAATACGAGAAT ATTACCGTTGACTTCGGTATACTGGCTCCAAAGCACCAGATGCAAATGGCAGTAGTTACGGCCGTTATAGCCGTAGTTTCGGATATAAGGCAACTGGCAATATTACAGCATCCACTTGTGGAGACGTTTCTCAGACTAAAGTGGGCGAGATTAAGgatacttttctttcttcttataCTTGTACACTTGTTCTTCGTCATTTCACTCTCGGTCTACGCTATAATGTTTACACATCATGACGCTGACCACGTGGTGACTCGAAGAATCCTAGCGACCTGTTCCTGTTTTCTTTTGTTTCACAATATGATTCAAGTTATATTAGAACCCAA GCATTATTTGCGACAACTCGAGACGTGGTTATCACTGATATGCGCCATGCTATCCTTGGTGACATCGATAGCGGGCGAATTTGTTAAGTGCTCGAAGGAAGAAATTGAGACTCGCCATTGCGTGCACTGGGTGCTACATTCCATCAGCATCGCAATCTTGTTGAGTTGGATGCAAATGATGTTATTAATTGGTCGAGTTCCAATGTGGGGATATTACGCGCTCATGTTTTCCACGGTGTTGAAGAACTTTCTAAAG GTTCTCCTGGCGTTTGGCTACCTGATTGTCGGATTCGCGTTGAGTTTTGTAGTTTTGTTTCACGGAAACGATCAATTTGACGATTTCTGGAAGACTATCGTAAGGACTATGGTAATGATGATGGGCGAGTACGAGTACGAGGACCTGTTCAAAGAGAACAAGTCAAACAGCACCGAGAATGACAATGGTACTTTTTTACCAGTTACAAGCAGAATTGTGTTTTTCGTCTTCATTATGCTCGCCAGTATCGTTTTGATTAATCTCATGATCGGTTTGGCGGTCAACGATATTCAAGGTCTCGAGAAGGAG GGCCACATACGTCGACTACTGAAACAAGCGGAATTTGTCGCACATTTAGAGAGGGTGACGTCACACAGAATCTTTCGCAGCAATTGGCTACATCCTCGCTTAAGAATGCTGTTGCACTCGAGACGCGATATTCCCACAAAAATTACGTTGGTCTCtcgtgaaaattattttcatcatatGAGTCATTTTACGGAATCGCCTCCTAAGATTCCCGCCGATCTAATAGaagctttatttttgttagcCACCAAGACATCCTTCAAGAACGATAA tttggCGGACAAAAACATAGAAATATGCGATATGAAGATGACTTCTATACTGTCCAATTTGGAAGAACAAATCCGGGAattgaaaatacattgttATCGTAATTTGACGAATCGAAGATCGTCGAAACGACGCAGGTTCAAAAGAAAACCTGCCCCCAAAAAACTTGTAAATACTTAG